Proteins encoded by one window of Deltaproteobacteria bacterium:
- a CDS encoding 3-dehydroquinate dehydratase — translation MNILLLNGPNLNLLGEREPGIYGKTTLAELEEMVTARAKELGHDVRAVQSNHEGALIDELHQQRRWAGGVIFNPGAYTHTSYALRDAIAATGLRVVEVHLSDIAKREAWRRVSVIEEVCAHRIVGKGAAGYLEALEWLVR, via the coding sequence ATGAACATCCTCCTGCTCAACGGCCCGAATCTGAACCTCCTCGGCGAGCGCGAGCCCGGGATCTACGGGAAGACCACGCTCGCGGAGCTGGAAGAGATGGTGACGGCGCGGGCGAAAGAGCTCGGGCACGATGTGCGCGCGGTCCAGTCCAACCACGAAGGGGCATTGATCGACGAGCTGCACCAGCAGCGGCGCTGGGCCGGCGGAGTGATCTTCAATCCGGGCGCATACACGCACACCTCCTATGCGCTGCGCGACGCCATCGCGGCCACGGGGCTCCGCGTGGTGGAGGTGCATCTGTCGGACATCGCCAAGCGCGAGGCGTGGCGGCGCGTGAGCGTGATCGAGGAAGTCTGCGCCCACCGCATCGTCGGCAAGGGCGCCGCCGGATATCTCGAAGCGCTGGAGTGGCTCGTCCGGTGA
- a CDS encoding tryptophan synthase subunit alpha: protein MSRLSDAFAAARAEGRTALVAYAMGGDGNTAALLTAIDAAGADVIELGLPFSDPIADGPVLQAAATRAIAAKTTLRDLLSMASRLRLRAPVVAMGYMNPIESMGSRSFARALREAGLCGAIVPDLPLEEAQPLRDDLGAEGLDLVPLVAPTTPRERAAQIARTARGFLYYVSVTGVTGARTALPEDLEVRLAELRSISPAPVAVGFGISRPEQAAALKGKTDAVVIGSALVALHHERGVDAAAGLIRSLRAAL from the coding sequence ATGAGCCGCCTCTCCGACGCGTTCGCAGCGGCGCGCGCAGAAGGCCGGACGGCGCTCGTCGCCTATGCGATGGGCGGAGACGGGAATACTGCTGCTCTCTTGACCGCCATCGACGCTGCAGGTGCCGACGTCATCGAGCTCGGCCTGCCGTTCTCCGACCCCATTGCCGATGGTCCCGTGCTGCAGGCGGCGGCCACGCGCGCCATCGCCGCGAAGACGACGCTGCGCGATCTGCTCTCGATGGCTTCCCGCCTGCGCCTGCGCGCTCCGGTTGTCGCGATGGGGTACATGAACCCGATCGAGTCGATGGGTTCCCGATCGTTCGCCAGGGCGCTGCGCGAAGCCGGGCTCTGCGGGGCGATCGTGCCCGACCTGCCGCTGGAGGAAGCCCAGCCGCTGCGAGACGATCTCGGCGCCGAAGGCCTGGACCTGGTGCCGCTGGTCGCGCCGACCACTCCGCGAGAGCGCGCGGCGCAAATCGCGCGGACCGCGCGCGGTTTCTTGTACTACGTCAGCGTCACCGGCGTGACCGGTGCGCGCACCGCGTTGCCGGAAGATCTGGAAGTGCGTCTGGCGGAGCTGCGGTCGATCTCGCCGGCGCCGGTCGCAGTCGGATTCGGTATCTCGCGACCTGAGCAGGCGGCCGCGCTGAAGGGGAAGACCGACGCAGTCGTGATCGGATCCGCGCTGGTCGCGCTGCATCACGAGCGTGGCGTGGACGCTGCCGCGGGCTTGATCCGCTCGCTCCGGGCAGCGCTTTAG
- a CDS encoding 3-dehydroquinate synthase produces MPTIEVRFASGARTDCVIEPGALEQLPALCTNAGLAGTTGLLCDARLLSLHGEAMHVLGAHFGEALPRAVAESTKTLAEVEAMCEALSARGVGRDGYVVAIGGGVLTDLAGLAAALYLRGVPWVSVPSTLLAQVDAGLGGKTGANLRAGKNLVGAFHQPRLVVCDPLLLATLPERERWSGLAEVVKCALLEGGDLLARCERDLERAASGDAGALTPLIEGAVRLKARIVADDEREGGQRAFLNLGHTVGHALEAATGYAHFTHGEAVALGLRGTLALSDGMPERDRALRLVERLRVDAGRALDPRQREAALHAMTRDKKSRRGSVHFVVLERIGTPRLREASTADCGRALAAALA; encoded by the coding sequence GTGCCCACCATTGAGGTCCGCTTCGCATCGGGGGCGCGCACCGACTGCGTGATCGAGCCGGGTGCGCTGGAGCAGCTGCCTGCGCTCTGCACCAACGCCGGGCTGGCAGGGACCACGGGTCTCCTCTGCGACGCCCGGCTGCTCTCGCTCCATGGCGAGGCGATGCACGTCCTCGGCGCGCACTTCGGCGAGGCTCTGCCCCGAGCGGTCGCCGAGTCGACCAAGACGCTCGCCGAGGTCGAGGCGATGTGCGAGGCGCTCTCCGCGCGCGGCGTTGGACGCGACGGATACGTCGTCGCGATCGGCGGCGGCGTGCTGACGGACCTCGCCGGGCTGGCCGCTGCGCTGTACCTGCGAGGCGTGCCGTGGGTGAGCGTTCCGTCGACCTTGCTCGCGCAGGTCGATGCAGGCCTTGGCGGGAAGACAGGAGCGAACCTGCGAGCGGGAAAAAACCTCGTCGGCGCGTTCCACCAGCCGCGTCTGGTCGTGTGCGACCCCCTGCTGCTCGCGACCTTGCCGGAGCGCGAGCGCTGGAGCGGTCTCGCGGAAGTGGTGAAATGCGCGCTGCTGGAAGGAGGAGATCTGCTCGCACGCTGCGAACGCGACCTGGAGCGCGCCGCATCCGGTGATGCCGGCGCTCTGACTCCGCTGATCGAGGGGGCGGTCCGGCTCAAGGCGCGCATCGTCGCCGACGACGAGCGCGAGGGCGGGCAACGCGCGTTCCTCAATCTCGGCCATACGGTCGGCCATGCGCTGGAGGCTGCGACGGGGTATGCGCATTTCACGCATGGGGAGGCCGTGGCGCTGGGGTTGCGCGGGACGCTGGCCCTCAGCGACGGGATGCCCGAGCGCGACCGGGCCCTGCGCCTGGTCGAGCGGCTGCGCGTGGACGCCGGCCGCGCCCTGGATCCACGGCAGCGGGAAGCGGCATTGCACGCGATGACTCGCGACAAGAAATCCCGCCGGGGGTCGGTGCATTTCGTCGTCCTGGAGCGGATCGGAACGCCAAGGCTTCGCGAAGCGAGTACCGCAGACTGCGGCCGGGCGCTCGCAGCCGCTCTCGCGTAG
- a CDS encoding glycosyltransferase family 4 protein, whose translation MRIAYHCEDVVGARMAGPGIRAVELSRRLAARHQVTLVAEGAGELADEPFRTSRDLGAVLRDSDAFIAQGFGFPLPHLLRFSGRLVLDLYDPVQLEHLARIGSTPTAEQIVEVGYVRRRLQYLIRRADHVLCASLPQRAHWLGWMGASGRLSPQALAADPEASRLIAIVPFGVPETPPRKGSSPLRHAIQAAPDDRIALWAGGLWDWMDPALAVRATAIAQRGVPRLKLALLAGQRPGKAAPPMRAAADEARSAAGPGVHFVDAWVPYEERGAWLLDADLAVSAHKPSLEAELAFRTRLLDCLWTALPAACTAGDVLATEGEHDGWARTSAPGDAEALANAIVALCDPAANEKARAAAARGAKGRTWQRSADVVLGLLEGPAPERPRILDRQTPAVAAVFARKALKKLLR comes from the coding sequence GTGAGGATTGCCTACCACTGCGAGGACGTGGTCGGCGCGCGCATGGCCGGCCCCGGGATCCGGGCAGTCGAGCTGTCGCGCAGGCTCGCCGCGCGCCATCAGGTCACCCTCGTCGCCGAGGGCGCCGGCGAGCTCGCGGACGAGCCCTTCCGCACCTCCCGCGACCTCGGCGCCGTCCTTCGAGATTCCGACGCGTTCATCGCACAGGGCTTCGGATTTCCGCTGCCGCACCTGCTCCGGTTCAGCGGGCGCCTGGTGCTCGACCTGTACGATCCGGTGCAGCTCGAGCATCTCGCGCGCATCGGGTCTACGCCGACCGCGGAGCAGATCGTGGAAGTCGGGTACGTGCGACGGCGGCTCCAGTACCTGATCCGCCGCGCTGACCACGTGCTCTGCGCTTCCCTCCCGCAGCGCGCGCATTGGCTCGGTTGGATGGGGGCATCGGGCCGCCTCTCGCCGCAGGCGCTCGCGGCCGATCCGGAAGCGTCCCGGCTGATCGCCATCGTTCCGTTCGGCGTGCCGGAGACGCCGCCGCGAAAAGGGAGCTCGCCGCTGCGTCACGCGATCCAGGCTGCGCCAGACGATCGCATCGCGCTCTGGGCGGGAGGCCTGTGGGACTGGATGGATCCTGCGCTGGCCGTCCGGGCAACAGCGATCGCCCAGCGGGGGGTACCGCGCCTGAAGCTCGCGCTGCTTGCGGGACAGCGACCCGGAAAAGCGGCCCCTCCCATGCGGGCGGCGGCCGACGAGGCGCGCTCCGCGGCGGGGCCCGGTGTGCATTTCGTGGATGCGTGGGTTCCGTACGAGGAGCGGGGTGCGTGGCTCCTCGACGCAGACCTCGCTGTCTCCGCGCACAAGCCGTCGCTGGAGGCAGAGCTGGCGTTCCGTACGCGGCTCCTCGACTGCCTCTGGACGGCGCTGCCGGCCGCGTGCACCGCTGGCGACGTGCTGGCGACGGAAGGCGAGCATGACGGCTGGGCCCGGACGTCGGCCCCGGGCGACGCGGAGGCGCTCGCGAACGCCATCGTCGCGCTCTGCGACCCTGCAGCAAACGAGAAAGCGCGCGCCGCGGCGGCCCGAGGTGCGAAAGGGCGCACCTGGCAACGCTCGGCCGACGTGGTGCTTGGCCTCCTCGAGGGGCCCGCCCCGGAACGCCCCCGCATCCTCGACCGGCAGACTCCCGCGGTCGCAGCGGTCTTCGCGCGCAAGGCGCTGAAGAAGCTCCTTCGCTAG